From one Dermacentor silvarum isolate Dsil-2018 chromosome 3, BIME_Dsil_1.4, whole genome shotgun sequence genomic stretch:
- the LOC119445134 gene encoding uncharacterized protein LOC119445134, with translation MTPKIVWFFVASLGASCRGIESAWGGSTMTNPTLLLDVDTGVDDALAIGLALGSGADVAAITTVAGNTRVDSAQDNTLRVLRVFGRTDIPVYRGADRPLDGDWKQEEHYFGHDSFGEVSAHYDVGVNAAATAGGNGTPAALKIIELARARPGQLTLVLLGPLTNVAIALLVDPHFTGSLREMFILGGNRQGRGNVVPGSEFNFHTDPEAAHIVLQRAQCPVTIVPWETCLLSMLPWADFQNVILKNSSRAQFLADVTRHTRRCCAAGTQGFNVGDALAVLAALSPASVLDSVDSRVAVELSGHYTRGQLVQAWSPRMLPQVQRTVKLVQVLDRRLLAHYMVRAFS, from the exons ATGACGCCGAAAATCGTGTGGTTCTTTGTCGCCTCGCTGGGAGCATCCTGTCGTGGCATTGAGTCGGCCTGGGGTGGTTCAACCATGACGAATCCCACTCTTCTGCTGGACGTGGACACGGGCGTAGACGATGCTCTGGCTATCGGTCTCGCCTTAGGCTCTGGTGCGGACGTGGCAGCCATTACTACGGTGGCTGGCAACACCAGAGTGGACTCTGCGCAAGACAACACGCTGCGTGTGCTTCGGGTCTTCGGCAGGACGGAC ATTCCCGTCTACCGAGGAGCCGACCGACCTCTTGACGGCGATTGGAAACAAGAGGAGCACTACTTCGGCCATGATAGTTTCGGCGAAGTGTCCGCGCACTACGACGTCGGGGTGAACGCCGCGGCGACCGCTGGAGGCAACGGCACGCCGGCAGCCTTGAAGATCATCGAGCTCGCGCGGGCTAGACCCGGACAGCTCACCCTGGTGCTGCTCGGTCCACTGACTAACGTGGCCATCGCTCTCCTGGTGGACCCGCACTTCACCGGAAGTCTGCGAGAGATGTTCATCTTGGGTGGCAACAGACAAG GCAGAGGTAACGTTGTGCCGGGTTCGGAGTTCAATTTCCACACTGACCCTGAAGCTGCGCACATTGTCCTCCAGAGGGCACAGTGCCCGGTCACCATCGTGCCGTGGGAAACATGCCTTCTCTCTATGCTTCCATGG GCTGACTTCCAGAACGTGATCCTCAAGAACAGCTCGAGAGCGCAGTTCCTGGCCGACGTGACGCGTCACACGCGCCGGTGTTGCGCAGCCGGCACACAAGGCTTCAACGTAGGCGACGCGCTCGCCGTGCTGGCGGCGTTGTCACCGGCATCTGTGCTCGACTCCGTCGATAGCCGCGTGGCTGTCGAACTGTCCGGGCACTATACTCGCGGTCAGCTTGTGCAGGCCTGGTCGCCCAGGATGCTGCCGCAGGTGCAGCGCACAGTGAAGCTGGTCCAGGTACTAGATAGACGACTATTGGCACACTACATGGTCAGGGCATTCTCCTGA